A part of Kryptolebias marmoratus isolate JLee-2015 linkage group LG8, ASM164957v2, whole genome shotgun sequence genomic DNA contains:
- the LOC108232158 gene encoding transcription initiation factor TFIID subunit 4 produces the protein MDGTAGLTSTAEPSGVTAAQSQSKPATASGVAAPEAAPRPAGAETLNGSTAVMNCHVPGGGRQQSNSSPPAGTLVNGPASASKEGAAGVVFRTTLGAQNAVTPPVTSAQPSVKAVPTVTLVRPPTQTSTHDAQSAGNPATVLTSSSSASVTSTPVIKTDPIKTIIQTGVQVVASTDGTVRSPTVLQSLKTLAPSTIAAAPPPPGGIRTIAPQVLGAQLSQPQRNATTSVQNVQISPGMVLVRSDSGHYLMIHQQTLAQMQAQAQSQSAMTPRPAATTSTPPVQVTSLQTAGTPLLGRSVTPTTTIIKQGSSAQTTVTATTTLQRPPVLQNTIILGGGATSTGASTTVQPAAAVTQRIGPLGAKGTPVTPTAISAETLEIVKKCRNFLSTLIKLASSGKQTSETSANVKELVKSLLESKIEPEDFTSRLYQELNSSPQPYLVPFLKRSLPALRQMTPDSEAFIQQSLLPLPSTQPAATAASALSAVVLRPPLASVATTATGMATTKTTVISLSQTPNSKPGLIVPQQQGAVVRPQVTLTQSPMVTIRGQAPNRIFLSQVVKQIPTVVKQPMALGARGVQVLGQASVFDAQKNNLKEAAGGTFKDDDDINDVASMAGVNLSEENARILATGSHLVGMVTRSCTDETFLSVSSLTRITLEIGKKFGVNELGAHVISYISHATQQRLRILLEKASHVAQQKNTSFKEDERYEQVSNVRAQLKFFEQLDQLEKQRKDEQEREILMKAAKSRSRQEDPEQLRLKQKAKEMEQLKEAQIRQREANLTALAAIGPRKKRTADSPVRGATAEGAGSGPSQPGGSSSRQFMRQRITRVNLRDLLFCLENERETSRSQLLYKGFLK, from the exons ATGGATGGGACAGCTGGGCTCACTTCGACGGCCGAACCGAGCGGCGTGACAGCCGCTCAGAGTCAGTCCAAGCCCGCGACAGCTAGCGGAGTTGCGGCACCGGAGGCAGCACCTCGCCCGGCTGGTGCCGAAACTTTAAATGGCAGCACGGCGGTGATGAACTGTCACGTCCCCGGAGGAGGCAGACAGCAATCCAACAGCTCGCCGCCCGCTGGCACGCTCGTCAACGGACCCGCTTCGGCGAGCAAGGAAGGCGCAGCTGGTGTCGTTTTCCGAACTACTTTAGGCGCACAGAACGCCGTGACCCCACCTGTGACTTCGGCGCAGCCTTCGGTGAAAGCTGTGCCCACTGTCACGCTTGTGAGGCCGCCCACGCAAACTTCGACTCATGATGCACAAAGCGCAGGCAACCCAGCCACTGTTTTGACATCCTCATCGAGTGCAAGCGTCACCTCCACCCCTGTCATCAAAACCGACCCCATTAAAACTATAATACAAACCGGGGTCCAGGTCGTGGCTTCCACCGACGGGACCGTGAGGAGTCCGACTGTTCTGCAAAGCCTGAAGACTTTAGCGCCGTCGACCATCGCCGCCGCTCCCCCTCCTCCCGGCGGGATACGAACCATCGCTCCACAGGTGTTGGGTGCTCAGCTCAGTCAGCCTCAGCGAAACGCCACAACCAGTGTCCAAAACGTCCAGATCTCTCCAG GCATGGTCTTGGTCCGCAGTGACAGTGGGCATTACTTGATGATTCACCAGCAGACCTTGGCCCAGATGCAAGCTCAGGCGCAGTCGCAAAGCGCCATGACACCACGACCTGCGGCCACCACCAGCACTCCACCTGTGCAGGTCACGTCTCTGCAG ACTGCAGGCACGCCACTGCTGGGTCGTTCTGtgacccccaccaccaccatcatcaaaCAAGGTTCCTCTGCCCAGACCACAGTCACAGCCACCACCACACTGCAGAGGCCTCCTGTACTGCAG AATACCATTATACTGGGAGGAGGCGCCACTTCCACCGGAGCATCCACCACAGTCCAGCCTGCAGCAGCAGTAACCCAGAGGATTGGGCCCCTCGGGGCCAAGGGGACGCCTGTCACTCCAACAGCAATCTCGGCT GAAACACTGGAGATTGTAAAAAAGTGCAGAAACTTTTTGTCTACACTTATTAAGCTGGCATCCAGTGGAAAACAAACGTCTGAGACTTCGGCAAATGTCAAGGAGCTGGTCAAAAGCCTGCTG GAATCAAAGATAGAGCCTGAGGATTTCACCAGTCGGTTGTACCAGGAGCTAAACTCTTCACCTCAGCCATACCTTGTACCTTTTCTTAAG AGAAGTCTCCCGGCACTGCGTCAGATGACTCCAGACTCTGAAGCCTTCATCCAGCAAAGCCTGCTGCCTCTGCCAAGCACTCAGCCTGCTGCCACAGCCGCCTCCGCCCTCAGCGCTGTGGTACTGCGACCTCCCCTCGCCTCCGTTGCCACCACAGCCACAGGCATGGCCACAACCAAAACTACAGTCATCAGCCTCTCTCAGACTCCCAACAGTAAACCTGGACTG ATTGTGCCCCAGCAACAGGGGGCCGTGGTGAGGCCCCAGGTGACGCTGACTCAGTCTCCCATGGTAACAATCAGAGGACAAGCTCCTAACCGCATCTTTTTGAGTCAGGTGGTCAAACAGATACCAACAG TTGTGAAACAACCGATGGCTCTGGGGGCCAGAGGAGTCCAAGTACTCGGCCAGGCTTCTGTTTTTGACGCTCAGAAGAACAATCTGAAGGAAGCAGCTGGGGGAACTTTCAA ggaTGATGATGATATCAACGATGTGGCTTCTATGGCGGGAGTCAACTTATCAGAGGAGAACGCCCGTATCTTGGCAACCGGCTCTCATCTTGTCGGCATGGTGACTCGGTCCTGTACGGACGAGACGTTCCTCTCCGTGTCCTCGCTCACTCGGATAACTTTGGAAATCG GGAAGAAGTTTGGTGTCAACGAGTTGGGTGCACACGTGATCAGCTACATATCCCACGCTACGCAGCAGCGGCTGCGGATCCTTTTGGAAAAAGCGTCACATGTggcacagcagaaaaatacaagttttaag GAGGATGAGCGGTATGAGCAGGTCAGCAACGTGCGGGCCCAGCTCAAGTTCTTTGAGCAGCTGGATCAGCTGGAGAAACAACGGAAGGATGAGCAGGAAAGAGAGATTCTCATGAAGGCTGCCAAG TCCAGGTCGCGACAAGAAGACCCCGAGCAACTCCGACTTAAACAGAAGGCCAAGGAG atggagcagctgaaggaggctcagATCAGGCAGAGAGAAGCCAACCTAACGGCTCTGGCAGCAATCGGCCCGAGGAAAAAGCGGACAGCTGACTCTCCCGTCAGGGGTGCAACTGCCGAG GGCGCAGGGTCAGGCCCCTCCCAGCCCGGAGGCTCGAGCTCCAGACAGTTCATGCGGCAGCGCATCACGAGAGTCAACCTCCGGGACCTGCTCTTCTGCCTGGAGAATGAGCGGGAGACCAGCCGCTCGCAGCTGCTTTATAAAGGCTTCCTCAAATAG
- the lsm14b gene encoding protein LSM14 homolog B isoform X1, whose protein sequence is MASTKPYIGCKIGLISKAQNRYEGILYTIDKTNSTVVLANVKCFGTEGRPTDRPTPTKDDVYEYITFRGSDIKDITLCESPRSYGLPPDPAIIQSSSASSSSVYPGLGRFSPLRIPAYNQLAASSLLNQQYAAAALGLGSVLPDLQVRRGPMVEKAVQTLQVDRSRQRRGLTMPQEQQEWSSRRPQRTRREGSPTQRDAGATMTSGPGVSTYRQQSLQQNTENRPPHRRRQGSRRRRTRGRGQPMVPKVSSPILKFESDFDFDSSNAQFMKEELEREVQEKLNIKDENYEVDKSKEKIHSTSEDDDLGPKCYYNKAKSFFDNFSSDGLSFRLTWAEERKRNLETFGVTGRFFKGQGARGRYGGRRGRGAAQALSHRILSG, encoded by the exons ATGGCTTCAACAAAGCCATATATTGGCTGTAAAATAGGGCTGATTTCCAAAGCCCAAAATCGATATGAGGGGATTTTGTATACAATTGATAAAACCAACTCCACAGTTGTGCTGGCAAATG TAAAGTGCTTTGGAACAGAGGGACGACCCACTGACAGGCCAACGCCAACCAAGGATGATGTCTACGAGTACATAACTTTCCGTGGAAGTGATATCAAGGATATCACACTGTGCGAATCGCCAAGATCTTACGGCCTACCCCCAGATCCTGCAATAATACAA tcatcCAGTGCAAGCTCCTCAAGTGTCTACCCAGGTCTTGGACGGTTCAGCCCTCTCAGGATCCCTGCCTATAATCAGCTTGCAGCTAGCTCCCTTCTTAACCAGCAGtatgctgctgcagctcttgGTCTTG GGTCCGTACTTCCAGACCTGCAAGTTAGACGAGGGCCCATGGTGGAAAAGGCGGTTCAAACCCTGCAGGTGGATAGATCTAGGCAGAGAAGAGGTTTGACCATGccacaggagcagcaggagtGGAGCAGCAGGAGACCCCAGAGGACCAGGAGAGAGGGCTCCCCAACTCAACGGGATGCTGGAGCCACCA TGACTTCAGGCCCAGGTGTGAGCACTTATCGGCAGCAATCACTGCAGCAGAATACTGAAAATAGGCCGCCGCACAGAAGAAGACAAG GATCCCGTAGACGCAGGACCCGGGGTAGAGGCCAGCCGATGGTGCCCAAGGTTTCATCTCCGATCCTTAAGTTTGAGTCCGACTTTGACTTTGATTCATCAAACGCACAGTTTATGAAGGAGGAGCTTGAGAGAGAGGTGCAGGAGAAATTGAACATAAAAG ATGAAAACTATGAGGTGGATAAATCAAAAGAGAAGATTCACTCAACTTCAGAGGATGATGATTTGGGGCCAAAATGTTACTACAACAAGGCAAAGTCTTTCTTTGATAACTTCTCATCTGATGGGCTCAG TTTCAGGTTGACATGGGCAGAAGAGCGGAAGCGAAATCTGGAGACTTTTGGGGTCACGGGCCGGTTCTTTAAAGGTCAAGGTGCCAGAGGTCGATATGGTGGACGAAGAGGACGAGGTGCTGCTCAGGCTCTTTCCCACAGAATCCTAAGCGGATAG
- the lsm14b gene encoding protein LSM14 homolog B isoform X2, with protein MASTKPYIGCKIGLISKAQNRYEGILYTIDKTNSTVVLANVKCFGTEGRPTDRPTPTKDDVYEYITFRGSDIKDITLCESPRSYGLPPDPAIIQSSSASSSSVYPGLGRFSPLRIPAYNQLAASSLLNQQYAAAALGLGSVLPDLQVRRGPMVEKAVQTLQVDRSRQRRGLTMPQEQQEWSSRRPQRTRREGSPTQRDAGATSPGVSTYRQQSLQQNTENRPPHRRRQGSRRRRTRGRGQPMVPKVSSPILKFESDFDFDSSNAQFMKEELEREVQEKLNIKDENYEVDKSKEKIHSTSEDDDLGPKCYYNKAKSFFDNFSSDGLSFRLTWAEERKRNLETFGVTGRFFKGQGARGRYGGRRGRGAAQALSHRILSG; from the exons ATGGCTTCAACAAAGCCATATATTGGCTGTAAAATAGGGCTGATTTCCAAAGCCCAAAATCGATATGAGGGGATTTTGTATACAATTGATAAAACCAACTCCACAGTTGTGCTGGCAAATG TAAAGTGCTTTGGAACAGAGGGACGACCCACTGACAGGCCAACGCCAACCAAGGATGATGTCTACGAGTACATAACTTTCCGTGGAAGTGATATCAAGGATATCACACTGTGCGAATCGCCAAGATCTTACGGCCTACCCCCAGATCCTGCAATAATACAA tcatcCAGTGCAAGCTCCTCAAGTGTCTACCCAGGTCTTGGACGGTTCAGCCCTCTCAGGATCCCTGCCTATAATCAGCTTGCAGCTAGCTCCCTTCTTAACCAGCAGtatgctgctgcagctcttgGTCTTG GGTCCGTACTTCCAGACCTGCAAGTTAGACGAGGGCCCATGGTGGAAAAGGCGGTTCAAACCCTGCAGGTGGATAGATCTAGGCAGAGAAGAGGTTTGACCATGccacaggagcagcaggagtGGAGCAGCAGGAGACCCCAGAGGACCAGGAGAGAGGGCTCCCCAACTCAACGGGATGCTGGAGCCACCA GCCCAGGTGTGAGCACTTATCGGCAGCAATCACTGCAGCAGAATACTGAAAATAGGCCGCCGCACAGAAGAAGACAAG GATCCCGTAGACGCAGGACCCGGGGTAGAGGCCAGCCGATGGTGCCCAAGGTTTCATCTCCGATCCTTAAGTTTGAGTCCGACTTTGACTTTGATTCATCAAACGCACAGTTTATGAAGGAGGAGCTTGAGAGAGAGGTGCAGGAGAAATTGAACATAAAAG ATGAAAACTATGAGGTGGATAAATCAAAAGAGAAGATTCACTCAACTTCAGAGGATGATGATTTGGGGCCAAAATGTTACTACAACAAGGCAAAGTCTTTCTTTGATAACTTCTCATCTGATGGGCTCAG TTTCAGGTTGACATGGGCAGAAGAGCGGAAGCGAAATCTGGAGACTTTTGGGGTCACGGGCCGGTTCTTTAAAGGTCAAGGTGCCAGAGGTCGATATGGTGGACGAAGAGGACGAGGTGCTGCTCAGGCTCTTTCCCACAGAATCCTAAGCGGATAG
- the LOC108231927 gene encoding calcium-responsive transactivator isoform X2, with protein MSVAFSSARPRSKGEVTQQTIQKMLDENHHLIQCIMDYQSKGKTAECTQYQQILHRNLVYLATIADSNQNLQSLLPAPPGSSMGPGGMSQSGGHVPNNLNDNMAPGLPPTSVMQSQISNGPSHALMQSGHHQSAVPSTGSYGGSVSGYSHAAPSSQGSMIQGPGPGYGSSSSSSTSSSSISSSSSSRSNLNMQPSQVSMMHQQSAPPHYSSAQSGSQHYQGQQPMGMMGQGSQGNSMMSQRAMGSYRSSQQGSAQHYTGQDEFYGEQYGHTQSSSEPINQQYYADGHGEYSYQQSSYGEQGYDRSFDESSQHYYEGGNSQYSQQQASYQQSSGQQQPFSQQQYSSQQGYSGQPQGYGPGQGASSQFSQYQQGQNQQYGSYRSTQGGSGVQTQRPYTYEQGQYGNYPQ; from the exons ATGTCGGTGGCGTTTTCCTCGGCGCGCCCAAGGAGTAAAGGGGAGGTGACACAGCAAACTAttcaaaag ATGCTGGATGAAAATCATCATTTAATACAGTGTATTATGGATTACCAAAGCAAAGGCAAGACAGCTGAATGCACACA GTATCAGCAGATCCTACACAGGAATCTCGTCTACTTGGCCACAATAGCTGATTCCAATCAGAACTTGCAGTCACTCCTGCCGGCT cccCCCGGTTCCAGTATGGGTCCTGGTGGAATGAGCCAGAGCGGGGGACATGTACCAAACAACCTCAATGACAACATGGCACCAGGACTGCCACCCACATCTGTGATGCAAAGCCAAATCAGTAATG GCCCCAGCCACGCCCTCATGCAGTCTGGTCACCATCAGTCGGCCGTTCCCTCCACCGGCAGCTATGGTGGCTCGGTCTCCGGGTACAGCCATGCTGCTCCCTCCTCTCAGGGCAGTATGATCCAGGGCCCTGGGCCTGGTTAtggttcctcctcctcttcctccacgtCCTCATCCTCTatctcatcctcctcctcctcccgcagCAACCTCAACATGCAGCCCAGCCAAG tctCCATGATGCACCAACAGTCGGCCCCTCCCCACTACTCGTCAGCCCAGTCTGGAAGCCAACACTATCAGGGACAGCAGCCAATGGGCATGATGGGTCAGGGCAGCCAAGGAAACAGCATGATGTCCCAGAGGGCTATGGGATCCTACCGTTCCTCTCAGCAAG GATCTGCACAACACTACACGGGACAAGACGAGTTCTACGGAGAGCAGTATGGACACACTCAGAGCTCCAGCGAGCCCATAAACCAGCAGTATTACGCTGATG GTCATGGTGAATACTCTTATCAACAGTCTTCATACGGTGAACAAGGCTATGACAGGTCGTTTGATGAATCTTCTCAGCATTACTATGAAGGAG GTAACTCTCAGTACAGCCAGCAGCAGGCCTCGTACCAACAGAGTTCTGGTCAGCAGCAGCCCTTCAGCCAGCAGCAGTATTCCTCTCAGCAAGGCTACAGCGGGCAGCCTCAGGGATACG GTCCTGGCCAGGGAGCGTCGTCCCAGTTTTCTCAGTACCAGCAGGGACAAAACCAACAGTACGGGTCGTATCGCTCTACCCAAGGAGGCTCCGGAGTGCAAACTCAGAGGCCCTACACCTATGAGCAG ggTCAATATGGAAATTATCCACAATAA
- the LOC108231927 gene encoding calcium-responsive transactivator isoform X4: MATGSFNVTFQSAGGANQTKPRRSSGVCARPQLGLGVCLHRMLGNQDVFHFGMLDENHHLIQCIMDYQSKGKTAECTQYQQILHRNLVYLATIADSNQNLQSLLPAPPGSSMGPGGMSQSGGHVPNNLNDNMAPGLPPTSVMQSQISNVSMMHQQSAPPHYSSAQSGSQHYQGQQPMGMMGQGSQGNSMMSQRAMGSYRSSQQGSAQHYTGQDEFYGEQYGHTQSSSEPINQQYYADGHGEYSYQQSSYGEQGYDRSFDESSQHYYEGGNSQYSQQQASYQQSSGQQQPFSQQQYSSQQGYSGQPQGYGPGQGASSQFSQYQQGQNQQYGSYRSTQGGSGVQTQRPYTYEQGQYGNYPQ, translated from the exons ATGGCAACTGGTAGCTTTAATGTGACGTTCCAGTCAGCCGGAGGAGCGAACCAAACAAAGCCGCGTCGGTCCTCTGGTGTCTGCGCTCGCCCTCAGCTCGGACTGGGTGTCTGCCTCCACAGGATGCTGGGGAATCAGGATGTTTTCCATTTTGGG ATGCTGGATGAAAATCATCATTTAATACAGTGTATTATGGATTACCAAAGCAAAGGCAAGACAGCTGAATGCACACA GTATCAGCAGATCCTACACAGGAATCTCGTCTACTTGGCCACAATAGCTGATTCCAATCAGAACTTGCAGTCACTCCTGCCGGCT cccCCCGGTTCCAGTATGGGTCCTGGTGGAATGAGCCAGAGCGGGGGACATGTACCAAACAACCTCAATGACAACATGGCACCAGGACTGCCACCCACATCTGTGATGCAAAGCCAAATCAGTAATG tctCCATGATGCACCAACAGTCGGCCCCTCCCCACTACTCGTCAGCCCAGTCTGGAAGCCAACACTATCAGGGACAGCAGCCAATGGGCATGATGGGTCAGGGCAGCCAAGGAAACAGCATGATGTCCCAGAGGGCTATGGGATCCTACCGTTCCTCTCAGCAAG GATCTGCACAACACTACACGGGACAAGACGAGTTCTACGGAGAGCAGTATGGACACACTCAGAGCTCCAGCGAGCCCATAAACCAGCAGTATTACGCTGATG GTCATGGTGAATACTCTTATCAACAGTCTTCATACGGTGAACAAGGCTATGACAGGTCGTTTGATGAATCTTCTCAGCATTACTATGAAGGAG GTAACTCTCAGTACAGCCAGCAGCAGGCCTCGTACCAACAGAGTTCTGGTCAGCAGCAGCCCTTCAGCCAGCAGCAGTATTCCTCTCAGCAAGGCTACAGCGGGCAGCCTCAGGGATACG GTCCTGGCCAGGGAGCGTCGTCCCAGTTTTCTCAGTACCAGCAGGGACAAAACCAACAGTACGGGTCGTATCGCTCTACCCAAGGAGGCTCCGGAGTGCAAACTCAGAGGCCCTACACCTATGAGCAG ggTCAATATGGAAATTATCCACAATAA
- the LOC108231927 gene encoding calcium-responsive transactivator isoform X1: MATGSFNVTFQSAGGANQTKPRRSSGVCARPQLGLGVCLHRMLGNQDVFHFGMLDENHHLIQCIMDYQSKGKTAECTQYQQILHRNLVYLATIADSNQNLQSLLPAPPGSSMGPGGMSQSGGHVPNNLNDNMAPGLPPTSVMQSQISNGPSHALMQSGHHQSAVPSTGSYGGSVSGYSHAAPSSQGSMIQGPGPGYGSSSSSSTSSSSISSSSSSRSNLNMQPSQVSMMHQQSAPPHYSSAQSGSQHYQGQQPMGMMGQGSQGNSMMSQRAMGSYRSSQQGSAQHYTGQDEFYGEQYGHTQSSSEPINQQYYADGHGEYSYQQSSYGEQGYDRSFDESSQHYYEGGNSQYSQQQASYQQSSGQQQPFSQQQYSSQQGYSGQPQGYGPGQGASSQFSQYQQGQNQQYGSYRSTQGGSGVQTQRPYTYEQGQYGNYPQ; encoded by the exons ATGGCAACTGGTAGCTTTAATGTGACGTTCCAGTCAGCCGGAGGAGCGAACCAAACAAAGCCGCGTCGGTCCTCTGGTGTCTGCGCTCGCCCTCAGCTCGGACTGGGTGTCTGCCTCCACAGGATGCTGGGGAATCAGGATGTTTTCCATTTTGGG ATGCTGGATGAAAATCATCATTTAATACAGTGTATTATGGATTACCAAAGCAAAGGCAAGACAGCTGAATGCACACA GTATCAGCAGATCCTACACAGGAATCTCGTCTACTTGGCCACAATAGCTGATTCCAATCAGAACTTGCAGTCACTCCTGCCGGCT cccCCCGGTTCCAGTATGGGTCCTGGTGGAATGAGCCAGAGCGGGGGACATGTACCAAACAACCTCAATGACAACATGGCACCAGGACTGCCACCCACATCTGTGATGCAAAGCCAAATCAGTAATG GCCCCAGCCACGCCCTCATGCAGTCTGGTCACCATCAGTCGGCCGTTCCCTCCACCGGCAGCTATGGTGGCTCGGTCTCCGGGTACAGCCATGCTGCTCCCTCCTCTCAGGGCAGTATGATCCAGGGCCCTGGGCCTGGTTAtggttcctcctcctcttcctccacgtCCTCATCCTCTatctcatcctcctcctcctcccgcagCAACCTCAACATGCAGCCCAGCCAAG tctCCATGATGCACCAACAGTCGGCCCCTCCCCACTACTCGTCAGCCCAGTCTGGAAGCCAACACTATCAGGGACAGCAGCCAATGGGCATGATGGGTCAGGGCAGCCAAGGAAACAGCATGATGTCCCAGAGGGCTATGGGATCCTACCGTTCCTCTCAGCAAG GATCTGCACAACACTACACGGGACAAGACGAGTTCTACGGAGAGCAGTATGGACACACTCAGAGCTCCAGCGAGCCCATAAACCAGCAGTATTACGCTGATG GTCATGGTGAATACTCTTATCAACAGTCTTCATACGGTGAACAAGGCTATGACAGGTCGTTTGATGAATCTTCTCAGCATTACTATGAAGGAG GTAACTCTCAGTACAGCCAGCAGCAGGCCTCGTACCAACAGAGTTCTGGTCAGCAGCAGCCCTTCAGCCAGCAGCAGTATTCCTCTCAGCAAGGCTACAGCGGGCAGCCTCAGGGATACG GTCCTGGCCAGGGAGCGTCGTCCCAGTTTTCTCAGTACCAGCAGGGACAAAACCAACAGTACGGGTCGTATCGCTCTACCCAAGGAGGCTCCGGAGTGCAAACTCAGAGGCCCTACACCTATGAGCAG ggTCAATATGGAAATTATCCACAATAA
- the LOC108231927 gene encoding calcium-responsive transactivator isoform X3, which yields MATGSFNVTFQSAGGANQTKPRRSSGVCARPQLGLGVCLHRMLGNQDVFHFGMLDENHHLIQCIMDYQSKGKTAECTQYQQILHRNLVYLATIADSNQNLQSLLPAPPGSSMGPGGMSQSGGHVPNNLNDNMAPGLPPTSVMQSQISNGPSHALMQSGHHQSAVPSTGSYGGSVSGYSHAAPSSQGSMIQGPGPGYGSSSSSSTSSSSISSSSSSRSNLNMQPSQVSMMHQQSAPPHYSSAQSGSQHYQGQQPMGMMGQGSQGNSMMSQRAMGSYRSSQQGHGEYSYQQSSYGEQGYDRSFDESSQHYYEGGNSQYSQQQASYQQSSGQQQPFSQQQYSSQQGYSGQPQGYGPGQGASSQFSQYQQGQNQQYGSYRSTQGGSGVQTQRPYTYEQGQYGNYPQ from the exons ATGGCAACTGGTAGCTTTAATGTGACGTTCCAGTCAGCCGGAGGAGCGAACCAAACAAAGCCGCGTCGGTCCTCTGGTGTCTGCGCTCGCCCTCAGCTCGGACTGGGTGTCTGCCTCCACAGGATGCTGGGGAATCAGGATGTTTTCCATTTTGGG ATGCTGGATGAAAATCATCATTTAATACAGTGTATTATGGATTACCAAAGCAAAGGCAAGACAGCTGAATGCACACA GTATCAGCAGATCCTACACAGGAATCTCGTCTACTTGGCCACAATAGCTGATTCCAATCAGAACTTGCAGTCACTCCTGCCGGCT cccCCCGGTTCCAGTATGGGTCCTGGTGGAATGAGCCAGAGCGGGGGACATGTACCAAACAACCTCAATGACAACATGGCACCAGGACTGCCACCCACATCTGTGATGCAAAGCCAAATCAGTAATG GCCCCAGCCACGCCCTCATGCAGTCTGGTCACCATCAGTCGGCCGTTCCCTCCACCGGCAGCTATGGTGGCTCGGTCTCCGGGTACAGCCATGCTGCTCCCTCCTCTCAGGGCAGTATGATCCAGGGCCCTGGGCCTGGTTAtggttcctcctcctcttcctccacgtCCTCATCCTCTatctcatcctcctcctcctcccgcagCAACCTCAACATGCAGCCCAGCCAAG tctCCATGATGCACCAACAGTCGGCCCCTCCCCACTACTCGTCAGCCCAGTCTGGAAGCCAACACTATCAGGGACAGCAGCCAATGGGCATGATGGGTCAGGGCAGCCAAGGAAACAGCATGATGTCCCAGAGGGCTATGGGATCCTACCGTTCCTCTCAGCAAG GTCATGGTGAATACTCTTATCAACAGTCTTCATACGGTGAACAAGGCTATGACAGGTCGTTTGATGAATCTTCTCAGCATTACTATGAAGGAG GTAACTCTCAGTACAGCCAGCAGCAGGCCTCGTACCAACAGAGTTCTGGTCAGCAGCAGCCCTTCAGCCAGCAGCAGTATTCCTCTCAGCAAGGCTACAGCGGGCAGCCTCAGGGATACG GTCCTGGCCAGGGAGCGTCGTCCCAGTTTTCTCAGTACCAGCAGGGACAAAACCAACAGTACGGGTCGTATCGCTCTACCCAAGGAGGCTCCGGAGTGCAAACTCAGAGGCCCTACACCTATGAGCAG ggTCAATATGGAAATTATCCACAATAA